The region GTCCAAGCTTGGCGAGAGGTTGTTCCAGGTCATCGATCAAGCTTGGTAGGCGACGTTCGCTTTCGGTGATCGCTAAGCCGCAGGTTGGCAGTGCGACGCAGGCCATCGACCAGCGACGAACGGTGCTCGTTTCTTCGGTTGTTGGTGCACCGTATTTCTTGACGATCGCGATCAGCTTGTCTTTGTCGGCTTCTTGGATGTCGGTGAAAATGATGCTTTGGTAGCCCGTCATTCGCAATTCGGTGCCGAATGTCTCGCAAATTTCACGCATCATCTTTTTGAGTTGAATCTGGTCGTTGTCATAAAGCCGACCATTTTCGATGCTCAACCCATAGGACCACTTTCCGTCGCCCTGTTCTTGCCAACCCATGTGATCGTCAACGCCGGTCACGTCGTCTTCGGCGCAGTCTTTCAATTGGGCGCCGAAGTACTCTTCGACGGCGCGGCGGAATTTTTCGATTCCCCATTTATCGACAAGGTACTTCATCCGTGCGACTTTTCGGTCGGCGCGATTGCCGTAGTCGCGTTGGACTTTAATGATCGCTTTGGCTACATCGATCACTTGATCTGGCGTACAGAAAGCCATGCGTTTGGCGAGCGCCGGATATGTCTTTTTCAATGCTGGCGTCGTGCCCATTCCACCGCCAACGAGTACGTTGTAGCCGATGATTTCGCCATCACGGACGACAGCCAGATATCCCAAGTCCTGGGTGTAGATATCGATGCAATTGTCTTCGGGCAATGCGATGCCCATTTTAAATTTCCGCGGCAGGTAACGCGGACCATAAAGCGGCTCGATGACTGGACCGCCGCCTTCTAGAGTTTTCTCGCCAGTTTCGGGGTCGGTGACCCACAGTTCATGGTAGGCGGGGGTTTCAGGAGCAAGGGCGACGGTCAGTTCGTCCGTCATTTTTTCCATTTGCTCATGAATGCCGCCAACCCGTTTGGCTGGGCAGCACATGATGTTTCGGTTGACGTCGCCACATGCGGCAAGCGTCGACAGTTCCATCTCATTGATTCGATTGATGGTTTCCCGAAGGTCTTTTTTCAGGATGCCGTGCAGCTGCAAAGTCTGACGCGTGGTGATTTTTAGCGTCGAATTGCCAAGCTCATCGCAAAGATCCAGCTGAGCCAACATTTGGGAACTGGTGATGCGTCCGCCTGGAATTCGGCAGCGAACCATCATCGAAAATGCCTTCCCACCGCCCTGTTTTTTCAGCTCCGCTCGTTTATCACGATCGTCTTGCTGATAAGTCCCGTGAAACTTCAGTAGCTGAAGATCGTCTTTGTTAAAGTGATCGGAATCGGCTGCCAACTCTTCGCCGATCGAGCCACGCAAAAACTGGCTCTCTTCTTTGATCTTTTCAACGGGGCTAAGCTTTGACGCTTCGGTAGACATCGAGTGAAAAATCCTGTGTGATAACGACTGGCGGTTCGACAGTCGGTCGACTGTGAATCTGAGCAAACTATAACGGGCGCACCGCATCTTCACTATGGCGATGTCACCTTCGGCAAAATGGTTTTTTGCAGTATCGGTGCGACAGGAAAAGTATGAACGAGGCTGGCACGATGGCAGAAAGGCTGGATGGAAAGAAAGTCGCGGCAGAAATCCGCGCCGAAGTTGCTGCGGAAGTGGAGCAATTTGTCGCAAATGGGGCTCAACCACCGTGTTTGGCTGCCGTTCTTGTTGGTGAAGACCCGGCAAGTCAGGTTTATGTTCGCAACAAAGCTCGGGCGTGCGAAAAAGCTGGGATCGAAGGTAGGACACACCGTTTGCCAGCTGATGCAGGACAGAAAGAGCTGCTTGCAGTCGTCAACAGCCTGAACACTGATAAGGCCGTGAACGGGATTTTGGTGCAGCTACCGCTGCCATCCGGTCATGGGTACGACGAGCGAGAGATTCTTGACGCGGTAGACCCGCTGAAGGATGTCGACGCATTCTCCCCGATCAATGTCGGATTTTTGATGCAGGGCCGCCCGCGTTTCCTGCCTTGCACCCCCCACGGGATCGTGCAGCTATTGCACCGATACAAGATTTCCACATCGGGGAAAAAGGTTTGCGTGGTTGGGCGTAGCGACATTGTCGGTAAACCGATGGCGATGATGTTGGCTCAGAAATCAGGTTCCTGCGGGCCGGACGTTGCCAACGCTACTGTGACGCTTGCTCACAGCCGTACCGATGACTTGGCCAGTACTTGCCGAGACGCTGACATCTTGATTGCCGCTGTCGGAAGACCGGAAATGATCACTGCCGAGATGATCAAACCCGGTGCTGTTGTGATCGACGTTGGGATTAACCGAGTTGGTGACAAGCTGGTTGGAGACGTGGACTTTGCTGGTGCCATCGAAGTCGCTTCCGCGATCACGCCGGTTCCAGGAGGAGTCGGACCGTTGACGATCGCAATGCTTCTGCACAACACGTTGCTGGCGGCAAAGCTTCAGGCACAAGCTTAACGCGAAGCGGTTCAGCTAGCGGTCTCCGTCGACCACGGCAGATCGCTTCAAACCACGCGTCTTTTCAGAAGTAACGCTAGTGGTTCGTTCCAGCTCGATTTTAGGATTCGCCGTATGGCGTTAGCCACGGTTTCAGTGCAGTAACCGGGGCGTTAACGCCCGTCGGCTGATGACCCGAACCCGTATTTTCATATGGAACGAAGCACTAGCGGATGCTTCATCCCGTGTTTTACCTATCCGCGTGAATGATCTCTCGACATCGCTTTCGATGGTGATGCGATTCGCGGGCGTTTAGAAAAATACCGCAAGGCTGGGGCGGAGACGGCGACCAGTAAAATTGCGACAGGGACTGGAAACGGCACAAAGAAACAGCCCAACAAGGCAATCGCGACGAGCCATGTCGTTGGATGTTCAAGCCAATAGCGGTACCGGCCGCGAAATGGCCAAAGCAGAATGATTGCCAGCGCAAAAGTGATCAACGTGATGATGTTGAACAGCCCCCTCTGTAAGCCATCGTGTTTAGCGAACCGCTGCTTCAGAACTGGTAGATCATCAAGAGATTTCAGCCGACGTGTTTCGAGACGTTCATAGTCACGGAACCGAATGGGCGAAAGCAGTGGCTTGGGCAATTCGGTTTCTGGTGTCAGGAAACGTCCTGCAAAAGTTAGTAAACGTCGATCGAGTTCTGTCCAACGCGGGTCGACTCGTTCCGGTGTCACTGTCGGGACAGACTCGACCGGGATCGATGCTTCATCGGTTGCACTTTCGGATTCGGACTCCTCAGGTGTCGAAGTCTTGTCTGCTGTGTCGGCCTTCGGTTTGTCTGATTGCAAATTGGAATCGAATCGATGTCCTGCAAGCGTCGCAATGGATTCGTAACGGGCGACCCATGGCAGTAACCATTGCGATATTTCTGCGTCGCTACGTTCGGCCAGTAAGTCGCGTGAACGCTCGATCGCCAAGACAACACTTTGTGCAAATGCGATCGCCATTTCATTGGGATCCGTTCCGATAGGATCGAATCCGCGACTCTCGTCTGCTTGCAGTGTTAGCACATGTGTTGAGTGAGCTGACGGTGCTTGATAAACGGATAGCCATTGTCGCCGCAGTGGAATTCCCACCGGGGCACATAGGTAGTCGCGTGTTTCCTTCTCCGTTGCGGTGATTTCAAGAAAAACCTCCAGCGATTGCGGAAGCCGACTATAGGCAAGCGGAATGACAAGGTTTTGTTTCGGGGAGGGGCTGACGGCGCTGGCATCGACAGGGGTGATGCTCTGCGGTGAAAAGTCAATTTCGCGACCACCGGCCCATACCCCAATACACTTTGCCGAACTCGGCAACGCCAGGACAACTTCTGTGCCTTGTTCGGGGAGGATGTCGAAACGTTGGAATACGATCGCTCGATCGCCGGTGAGAAATAACCTTGCGTCACAACATAGCGCGACCGGATCGATGGCGGCTTGTGACAGCGGTTCGAGCTGAATCGACCAGTTCTCTGCAACGATGTTGTACGCAGAATACATCGTTGGATCTTCGAGAATGTTGCCGAACAAAATCGGTAAAGTTGGGTCAAGCTGGGTTTCGCGAGCACCTCGTCGTCGCCAATCAATCGCCTCCGTCGTTAAACGTTGTGGTAGCAGGACGACACGGCGTCCGTCGACGTTTCCAAGTACCTTGATCTTGGGAACCGTCACGCGACCCTGATCACGGTTGTCTAATGTGCATGTCACCAAGACACGTCGTGTTTCAACACCACGGTCTTCGCTTTCGGATTCA is a window of Stieleria sp. JC731 DNA encoding:
- the folD gene encoding bifunctional methylenetetrahydrofolate dehydrogenase/methenyltetrahydrofolate cyclohydrolase FolD, translated to MAERLDGKKVAAEIRAEVAAEVEQFVANGAQPPCLAAVLVGEDPASQVYVRNKARACEKAGIEGRTHRLPADAGQKELLAVVNSLNTDKAVNGILVQLPLPSGHGYDEREILDAVDPLKDVDAFSPINVGFLMQGRPRFLPCTPHGIVQLLHRYKISTSGKKVCVVGRSDIVGKPMAMMLAQKSGSCGPDVANATVTLAHSRTDDLASTCRDADILIAAVGRPEMITAEMIKPGAVVIDVGINRVGDKLVGDVDFAGAIEVASAITPVPGGVGPLTIAMLLHNTLLAAKLQAQA
- a CDS encoding NADPH-dependent assimilatory sulfite reductase hemoprotein subunit, encoding MSTEASKLSPVEKIKEESQFLRGSIGEELAADSDHFNKDDLQLLKFHGTYQQDDRDKRAELKKQGGGKAFSMMVRCRIPGGRITSSQMLAQLDLCDELGNSTLKITTRQTLQLHGILKKDLRETINRINEMELSTLAACGDVNRNIMCCPAKRVGGIHEQMEKMTDELTVALAPETPAYHELWVTDPETGEKTLEGGGPVIEPLYGPRYLPRKFKMGIALPEDNCIDIYTQDLGYLAVVRDGEIIGYNVLVGGGMGTTPALKKTYPALAKRMAFCTPDQVIDVAKAIIKVQRDYGNRADRKVARMKYLVDKWGIEKFRRAVEEYFGAQLKDCAEDDVTGVDDHMGWQEQGDGKWSYGLSIENGRLYDNDQIQLKKMMREICETFGTELRMTGYQSIIFTDIQEADKDKLIAIVKKYGAPTTEETSTVRRWSMACVALPTCGLAITESERRLPSLIDDLEQPLAKLGLDSERFTIRMTGCPNGCARPYNADIALVGKAKDKYTLYLGGGWLGNRLAYIYKDLVPSDDIVNEIVSVAKVFKTNRNDGESLGEFCDRIGKDVLLEMTAAAESA